In Osmerus eperlanus chromosome 4, fOsmEpe2.1, whole genome shotgun sequence, the sequence GGACGTAGTATTGCTATTGTCAGCAATAATAAGCAACATATTCCGTCTTTAGCATTTGGTCTGTATTTGTGCCTGCGTGCTAGCCTTAGGTAAGGATTATAAGAATATAGCTATGTATATGTATCCATcactgttaaatgtgcctaacgTATCTCTCTTGACACTACAGAATCCAGATTATCATGGATTCTCACGGGATCCTGTTGTTGATGTGTGGAACATGAGGCTTGCCTTCTTCTTTGGCATCTCTGTAGCCATCGTTGTTGGGAGTACCTTCATCCACTATTTACCAGACCATGGGTATGTCTTCTTTGGAGGCAGGcaatttgaatgaatgaatgaatttatttcagacaatttaCCACAAAAAAGTGATTGGTAAACAGTAGttataaaaagaaaagaacaatCCCGAACAACATATACATATTCACCAGTAATAGCTCattcataaatacattttgaacATAAATAGAAACTGATAATTTAAACAAGATTTCCAATTGAATAAACTTGTAAGTATATATACCTTCAGATATGACATGAATTCATACAAATTGTCTGAAAAGGGGTATGAAGAAGCAAAACTTATTTATTCATACCCCAATTTACACACCAACATTTTGTTACTCAGTAATGCCATCTATTGTGTAGTCAGATGTTAACTATTGTAGTTTATTGTAAACGCACTTTGTTTAAGAAACGATATTCTCAATATTTGCGTGACCCGAAATAACTACTGAATGTTTTCTGAAAGTCTTCCATAAAAAGACAcacttccatgtgtgtgttggatagATAATGTAATGCTGGCAATACTGTTCTGAGCATGATAAAGTATTAATGATCaatattttaattttatttttcagAATGAGGCAGTGggccaggagggaggcagagaggctcgTCAAACAGAGGGAGGCGGAGGGTCTTGCTCTTATTGAGGAGAACTACTATGACTCAAGCAAGATTGTGCTAccgggagctggagaggagtAGGATGTACAATAAGAATCTGTTTATTGACAAGCAGCTTATTCATCTTGGACTGTACATTTGAATTGATTGTGTAATAAAATGTTTAACATGCCTAGTAACATGTACACTCTTTTTTTGTATTGTTTAATGCCCACTCACTTGGCTTGTGATGTTCTTACTGTGCTGTATATGCCACTTTCATATTCAGTCGTCGTCGTCCGGTGTGGAGAAACGGAAGTGAATAATGATCCACCTTCATAAATGTGTCAAACATGATTTGACCATCAATGTCAACTTCACCGTTAGTTCCCATGAAAGAAGAAAAGGTAGTTTTGTTTTCTTCACAACAATTGTTTAAAAATGGGGGATGGTGTTCCGGAGAATTCAGTTTCCCTGTTCCTCcaaggaaatctgttccccctgtgttctcagtaccctttgatacacaacatgggtct encodes:
- the ndufb11 gene encoding NADH dehydrogenase [ubiquinone] 1 beta subcomplex subunit 11, mitochondrial; its protein translation is MLARLVRLGPTLSRFRINPVLGVRFVSQTTPSGAAGSATVSDLQPAHAKDSHHGHAEVSAYEKNPDYHGFSRDPVVDVWNMRLAFFFGISVAIVVGSTFIHYLPDHGMRQWARREAERLVKQREAEGLALIEENYYDSSKIVLPGAGEE